In Portunus trituberculatus isolate SZX2019 chromosome 22, ASM1759143v1, whole genome shotgun sequence, one DNA window encodes the following:
- the LOC123507423 gene encoding LOW QUALITY PROTEIN: uncharacterized protein LOC123507423 (The sequence of the model RefSeq protein was modified relative to this genomic sequence to represent the inferred CDS: inserted 1 base in 1 codon), whose protein sequence is MSVIIRLQNLPWSANALDIREFFKGLSIPEGGVHIVGGELGDAFIAFSTDEDARLAMQKTGSSLKGIQVTLLLSSRSEMQKVIEAARQQAMALQGFAPPPVIPTQPTPTPQSQPQPPPVSQMSQPNLPNLQHQQMGAHTPYQAHGRPGGVDGPDQLQSRLPPHMVPPPNQQMAQPGSSMSMPPSSGPGSGVPILPPPPSKPGDSQAAASSTSSSDKKDDKKSSSSSSSRRDSKGRRRRTKSRSRSRSRSRDRDRRRRHRSRSRSRSRDRSSRSRRRSRSRDRDRGRDRTRDRDRDKDRSSRSGRDRNERVSQDKNDGSVSVVDITKDNSLPPIGGGMNSDGIPGLGEIPNLKGPLPISLAEPLKNSPIQTPSHSPAPTYNTAVGMGQNFQGSKMFNPGLPMGFGAMNSSDSPLATKFNEPMETETVDDSPIVLEGADGPAEPRGMRGNMGPRGPGDAPRPDVKGGLLGDGPPNQPPFGVFSGRGMGFRGNEGFGFGNGPMGRPHPNDMDFDPRNNRGDSSSRQRDPRDRGFRGEMDGRNKDDERSSRDESGSWESGGSKRERSSRWEAVDKRDTLNDQSEWHSRGGRREGWVDRDDDNWGGRGEGWKDEFGRRDDRDTYDDSYGYGNYRGRGGRGMDRGRIGRGGRGFNPRFGGYPGFSEENGDDGYGFRGGFRGRGGFRGRGAPFNSRDGGSEWMDDTCSVELRNVPIGASYRAIRDFFHGIFVPKTGIKLLSDDQGNRIDVALLQFSSPRDAQRALRCSGNYIFDNKVEVMLTSETQYEAAVDANQMKIFPGSRSSQPGSDNTAWTDSTCVCVSGIPSGCTEAEIVQFFGQYSVQDIIIEQEKGRCFVKLSTSDAAHHAVTMLNNSGESGNLVVEMCPPDAMAAANRNKDSSPSKGQVGKDKKKMEEKKPEKIVEEPKHQPMGADLLTDSVVMKGVPKDTTEANIRDFFSDEGLVPERFHFCDADSSGTRQVYVIFPLIEDARKAVGKSQQQLSKVKVDVELIAKPLVMVTMGLPFDPLELIRKGQKTGETPFSAKPEGLANNDSKEDSKKDSSKNNHSSQEDSKDLMRPEEVAATMGITPDQLQGFAAPGMMGQFPYRGGMMGQFPGGPRAFRPFMARMPMGMSGMRGPADASFNRMRGSVPXLRDPIVDSSATGVEVMGTAITPEEFGKPGCVVSLSNVPYRATTEDILNFFRDFPELRPENIIRRYNEFNQPTADARVCFRSPQDAQRAVQNLNRTYILGRQVFIAMLSD, encoded by the exons atgagtgTGATCATCCGCCTTCAGAATCTTCCATGGTCTGCCAATGCCCTTGACATCAGAGAATTCTTCAAGGGCCTCAGCATTCCAGAGGGTGGTGTTCACATTGTTGGTGGGGAGCTAGGAGATGCCTTCATTGCCTTCAG CACTGATGAAGATGCTCGATTGGCCATGCAGAAGACTGGCTCCAGCCTGAAGGGCATCCAGGTGACACTGCTGCTCTCCTCACGCAGCGAGATGCAGAAGGTCATTGAGGCTGCCCGGCAGCAGGCCATGGCACTGCAGGGATTTGCACCGCCACCAGTCATCCCAACCcagcccacacccacaccccagtCACAACCACAGCCTCCCCCAGTGTCTCAGATGTCTCAGCCTAACTTACCCAATCTGCAGCACCAACAAATGGGTGCACACACCCCATACCAGGCCCATGGTCGGCCTGGTGGTGTGGATGGACCAGATCAGCTGCAGTCCCGCCTGCCACCCCACATGGTGCCACCACCCAACCAGCAAATGGCCCAGCCAGGTTCATCCATGTCCATGCCACCCTCATCAGGGCCAGGCTCTGGTGTGCCCATCTTACCGCCGCCTCCCTCTAAGCCTGGAGACTCTCAGGCAGCAGCCAGCTCTACCTCAAGCTCTGACAAAAAGGACGACAAGAagtcttcatcatcctcatcctccagaAGAGACAGTAAGGGTCGGCGACGCAGGACAAAGTCCCGCAGCCGTTCTCGCTCCAGGTCTCGGGACAGAGACCGCCGCAGGCGCCACAGGTCCAGGTCCAGGTCCAGGAGCCGTGACCGCAGCAGCCGGAGCCGCAGGCGCTCCCGCAGCAGGGACAGGGACCGTGGCCGTGACCGGACCCGTGACCGTGACCGGGACAAGGATCGCAGCAGCCGCTCGGGCCGGGACCGTAACGAGAGGGTGAGCCAGGACAAGAATGACGGTTCTGTCAGTGTTGTTGACATCACAAAAGACAACAGCCTTCCTCCCATTGGGGGCGGAATGAACAGTGATGGAATCCCAGGTCTTGGGGAAATACCTAACCTGAAGGGACCCTTGCCTATCAGTCTAGCAGAGCCCTTAAAGAACTCTCCCATCCAGACACCCTCACACAGCCCTGCCCCAACATACAACACCGCAGTAGGCATGGGCCAGAATTTCCAGGGCTCAAAGATGTTCAACCCTGGGCTGCCCATGGGATTTGGTGCCATGAACTCCTCGGACTCACCACTTGCCACAAAATTCAATGAGCCCATGGAGACAGAGACAGTTGACGACAGTCCCATTGTGTTGGAGGGAGCTGATGGCCCGGCTGAACCCAGGGGCATGAGAGGCAACATGGGACCCAGGGGTCCAGGCGATGCACCAAGACCTGATGTCAAGGGAGGCCTCCTTGGTGACGGTCCTCCAAATCAACCTCCTTTTGGGGTCTTCTCAGGACGAGGCATGGGCTTCAGGGGTAATGAGGGCTTTGGGTTTGGGAACGGCCCCATGGGTCGCCCTCACCCCAATGACATGGACTTTGATCCCAGGAACAACAGGGGAGACAGTTCCAGCCGGCAGCGAGACCCCAGAGATCGTGGCTTCAGGGGGGAGATGGACGGCAGGAACAAGGACGATGAGAGGAGCTCCAGGGACGAGTCTGGCTCCTGGGAATCTGGTGGAAGCAAGAGGGAGCGCAGCAGCCGGTGGGAGGCTGTGGACAAGAGGGACACACTCAATGACCAGTCTGAGTGGCACTCCCGCGGTGGCCGGAGGGAGGGCTGGGTCGACAGAGATGACGACAATTGGGGCGgacgaggagagggatggaaggatgagTTTGGTCGCAGGGATGACCGTGACACATACGACGACAGCTATGGCTACGGGAACTACCGTGGTAGGGGTGGCAGGGGCATGGACCGGGGACGCATcggcagaggaggaaggggctTCAACCCTCGCTTTGGAGGTTATCCCGGCTTCTCAGaggaaaatggtgatgatggataTGGATTCAGGGGAGGATTCAGGGGCCGAGGAGGATTCCGTGGAAGGGGAGCTCCTTTCAACTCTAGGGACGGCGGCAGTGAGTGGATGGATGACACGTGCAGTGTTGAGCTCCGCAATGTGCCCATTGGTGCCTCCTACCGTGCAATAAGGGACTTTTTCCATGGTATCTTTGTGCCAAAAACTGGAATCAAGCTTCTGTCAGATGACCAAGGGAACAGAATAGATGTGGCACTGCTGCAGTTCTCCTCACCCAGAGATGCTCAGAGGGCTTTAAGGTGCTCTGGTAACTATATTTTTGACAACAAAGTGGAGGTGATGCTGACCAGCGAGACACAGTATGAGGCAGCTGTGGATGCAAACCAGATGAAGATCTTCCCCGGCAGCAGGTCATCTCAGCCCGGATCAGACAACACTGCCTGGACTGAcagcacctgtgtgtgtgtgtctggcattCCTTCAGGGTGCACAGAGGCTGAGATTGTCCAGTTCTTTGGCCAGTATAGTGTGCAGGATATCATCattgaacaagaaaaaggaagatgctTTGTGAAGCTCAGCACATCAGATGCTGCCCACCATGCTGTCACCATGCTCAACAATTCAGGGGAAAGTGGCAACCTTGTGGTGGAAATGTGTCCCCCCGATGCCATGGCGGCAgcaaacagaaacaaagactCCTCTCCCAGCAAAGGCCAAGtaggaaaggataagaaaaagatggaggagaaaaagcctGAGAAGATTGTAGAGGAACCAAAGCACCAGCCAATGGGGGCTGACCTTCTGACAGACTCTGTGGTAATGAAGGGTGTGCCAAAGGACACCACGGAGGCCAACATCCGGGACTTCTTCAGTGACGAGGGGCTGGTGCCAGAGCGTTTCCACTTTTGTGATGCTGACAGCAGTGGGACGCGCCAGGTGTACGTGATCTTCCCTCTGATAGAGGACGCCCGCAAGGCTGTGGGGAAGAGCCAGCAGCAACTCTCCAAGGTTAAGGTAGATGTTGAATTAATTGCCAAGCCTCTAGTAATGGTCACAATGGGCCTGCCATTCGATCCATTGGAACTGATACGCAAGGGACAGAAGACTGGAGAAACACCATTCAGTGCAAAGCCTGAAGGTCTGGCAAATAATGACAGCAAAGAAGACTCCAAGAAGGACTCTTCAAAGAACAACCACAGCAGTCAAGAGGACAGCAAGGACCTGATGAGGCCGGAGGAGGTGGCTGCCACCATGGGTATCACTCCAGACCAGCTTCAGGGCTTCGCAGCGCCTGGCATGATGGGCCAGTTCCCCTACCGTGGTGGCATGATGGGACAATTCCCTGGTGGACCACGAGCCTTCAGGCCCTTCATGGCCCGGATGCCCATGGGAATGTCTGGAATGCGAGGACCAGCGGACGCCAGCTTTAACAGGATGAGGGGCTCTGTTC TGCTGAGGGACCCCATAGTGGACTCCTCCGCCACTGGCGTGGAGGTTATGGGCACAGCTATCACGCCAGAGGAGTTTGGCAAGCCAGGGTGTGTCGTCTCCCTCAGTAATGTTCCTTACCGCGCCACCACCGAAGATATCCTCAACTTCTTCCGTGACTTTCCTGAGCTGCGGCCAGAAAACATCATCCGACGGTACAATGAGTTCAACCAGCCCACGGCCGACGCGCGGGTGTGCTTCAGGTCCCCACAGGATGCCCAGCGAGCTGTGCAGAACCTCAACAGGACTTACATCCTGGGACGGCAGGTCTTCATAGCCATGCTGTCCGACTAG
- the LOC123507426 gene encoding leucine-rich PPR motif-containing protein, mitochondrial-like, producing MEGSLSLLLLLSARTDDTASIQYLLQQAKGAGVRPSGYTMEKLLDTYIKRKHLSAAVSLYGSIRREYSETALDHCTVLHFCTMLVESEKYIEAAQTLREFVETGKRPEVPPKSTAESCKVLLSKAAEVGGYEIAKEMFDLLLLGRLVDPGPQVVAPLLQCKLDRNDLPGSIEVAEYIYKNFNTLPKRMEILIRLMQHNPPTEENLLPVLKRDGIQTQQDSDLLGRMFELVQACYGPAQAQHDLLFASLESGYPDAAWLVLQTLGGDVDGRQVLRMCKIYAKNQREVALEHLLVASKGITNIDRLKISELLLDAYTISNEAVGEKALSLWTSMQEEGLTPSPTFLSNLATLLEKCEIKVPFQGQ from the exons ATGGAGGGGAgtctctctctgctgctgctcctctcagCACGCACGGATGACACTGCCAGCATCCAATACTTACTGCAA CAGGCCAAAGGAGCCGGGGTGAGGCCCAGTGGATACACAATGGAAAAACTTCTTGACACTTATATTAAAAGGAAACATCTCAGTGCAGCTGTCAGTTTGTATGGCAGTATCAGAAGAGAGTATTCTGAGACTGCCTTAGATCACTGCACAGTGCTACACTTTTGTACAATGTTAGTTGAAAGTGAAAAATACATAG AGGCAGCACAGACCTTGAGAGAATTTGTGGAGACAGGCAAGAGACCAGAAGTTCCCCCAAAAAGTACTGCAGAAAGTTGCAAGGTTCTCCTTAGCAAAGCAGCAGAGGTAGGAGGTTATGAGATAGCAAAAGAAATGTTTGACCTCCTCCTTTTGGGCAGACTGGTTGATCCCGGGCCTCAGGTAGTTGCACCTTTGCTGCAGTGTAAACTAGACAG GAATGACTTGCCAGGATCTATTGAGGTGGCTGAATACATATACAAAAACTTCAACACTCTACCCAAGAGGATGGAAATCTTAATCAGACTAATGCAACACAACCCTCCCACAGAGGAGAACTTACTGCCTGTGCTAAAGAG AGATGGCATCCAAACTCAGCAAGACTCAGATCTGCTGGGACGTATGTTTGAGCTGGTCCAGGCCTGTTATGGCCCAGCACAGGCTCAACATGACTTGCTGTTTGCCTCCTTGGAGTCTGGATATCCAGATGCTGCCTGGCTTGTGCTCCAG ACATTAGGGGGTGATGTAGATGGCCGCCAGGTTCTGAGGATGTGCAAGATATATGCTAAAAACCAGcgggaagttgccttggaacaCCTTTTGGTGGCTTCAAAGGGAATCACTAACATTGATCGTCTCAAGATCAGTGAACTGCTGTTGGATGCTTACACCatca GTAACGAGGCAGTGGGTGAGAAGGCTCTGTCCCTGTGGACCTCAATGCAAGAGGAAggcctcaccccttcccccacCTTTCTTTCCAACCTGGCAACACTCTTGGAGAAGTGTGAGATAAAAGTTCCATTTCAAGGTCAATGA